Proteins encoded within one genomic window of Humulus lupulus chromosome 1, drHumLupu1.1, whole genome shotgun sequence:
- the LOC133790423 gene encoding transcription factor MYB78-like, with amino-acid sequence MDGPMGDQLYGSVITSTHHQLSSEEDHQLDLRKGPWTVEEDNKLFNYVSIHGEGRWNSLARHAGLKRTGKSCRLRWLNYLRPSVRRGNITLQEQLLILELHSRWGNRWSKIAQYLPGRTDNEIKNYWRTRVQKQAKQLKCDVNSKQFQDAMRYVWIPRLVERIQSGRPDSSSAVQPISTGVSTWGSSSANPKPMPDVSGSSSDTSEAQHSTVSDLTDCGQPMEIGSGGSLQYGSDIQGNAQSDTWLSGGDSLENWWSEEDLQFLETALL; translated from the exons ATGGATGGTCCCATGGGAGATCAATTATATGGATCTGTAATTACTAGTACTCATCATCAATTATCAAGTGAAGAAGATCATCAATTGGATTTAAGGAAAGGTCCATGGACGGTTGAGGAAGATAACAAGCTTTTCAATTATGTCTCCATCCATGGCGAAGGTCGCTGGAACTCCCTTGCCCGCCATGCAG GTCTTAAAAGAACTGGCAAGAGCTGTAGATTGAGATGGTTAAACTACTTGCGTCCAAGTGTTAGAAGAGGAAATATTACCCTCCAAGAACAGCTTCTTATTCTTGAACTTCATTCTCGGTGGGGTAACAG GTGGTCCAAGATAGCCCAATATCTTCCTGGTAGAACGGACAATGAGATCAAGAACTATTGGCGAACCAGAGTCCAAAAGCAAGCTAAGCAACTCAAATGTGACGTCAACAGCAAGCAATTCCAAGACGCCATGCGTTATGTTTGGATACCTCGCTTAGTTGAACGGATCCAGTCGGGTCGACCCGACTCCTCTTCTGCTGTCCAGCCCATATCCACCGGAGTCTCCACGTGGGGGTCCAGCTCAGCTAACCCAAAACCCATGCCCGATGTGTCTGGCTCTTCATCAGACACGTCAGAGGCCCAACACTCCACGGTTTCGGACCTGACCGACTGTGGCCAACCCATGGAAATCGGGTCGGGTGGTTCGCTCCAGTACGGGTCGGATATCCAAGGAAATGCACAAAGCGACACTTGGCTAAGTGGTGGGGACTCATTAGAGAATTGGTGGAGCGAGGAGGATCTACAGTTTTTGGAGACTGCTTTGCTATGA